The proteins below are encoded in one region of Desulfonatronum thioautotrophicum:
- a CDS encoding site-2 protease family protein has translation MFDIASFIRELAIMAVPLLMAITCHEAAHGYAAWRLGDPTAKLAGRLTFNPIRHVDPVGTVIFPLILVLVKSPFLFGWAKPVPVNPRYFHDPVRGMMLVSLAGPGTNFVLALGFAALFHALIALAVMLGGTGLQVIEPLVLMAQYGVIINLILGIFNLLPIPPLDGAKILAAFLPTRGVQMIYSFERYGFIVIILLLMTGVLQGVLLPMVSFFVNILL, from the coding sequence ATGTTCGACATAGCATCTTTTATCCGTGAACTGGCGATCATGGCCGTTCCACTGCTCATGGCCATTACCTGCCATGAGGCGGCCCATGGTTATGCGGCGTGGCGCTTAGGTGATCCCACCGCAAAACTTGCCGGAAGACTGACCTTCAATCCCATTCGACATGTAGACCCCGTGGGGACAGTGATTTTCCCTCTGATCCTCGTTCTCGTCAAGAGTCCATTCCTGTTTGGCTGGGCCAAACCGGTTCCCGTCAACCCCCGTTATTTTCACGATCCGGTCAGAGGCATGATGCTGGTTTCCCTGGCTGGTCCTGGGACCAATTTTGTCCTGGCGCTGGGCTTTGCCGCATTGTTTCACGCGCTGATTGCCCTGGCTGTAATGCTTGGCGGAACCGGGCTGCAGGTGATTGAGCCACTGGTCCTCATGGCGCAGTATGGGGTGATTATTAACCTGATTTTGGGCATTTTCAATTTGCTGCCCATTCCACCCCTGGACGGAGCGAAAATTCTCGCCGCTTTTCTCCCAACGCGGGGTGTTCAAATGATCTACAGCTTTGAGCGCTATGGATTCATTGTGATCATCCTTTTGCTGATGACCGGGGTACTGCAGGGTGTATTGCTCCCGATGGTCAGTTTTTTTGTAAACATTTTGTTGTGA
- the trpS gene encoding tryptophan--tRNA ligase, with translation MSTPTQRIVSGMRPTGPLHLGHYFGVLVNWVALQEEYDCLYFVADWHALTSEYASPGRIKQFVPELVMDWVAAGLEPEKCTMFLQSQIKEHAELQLLFSMFTPLGWLERNPTYKEVKGELEGAKDLSTYGFLGYPVLMAADILMYRPHLVPVGQDQLPHLELTREIARRFNFLYTPLFPEPQAKLTEAQKLPGLDGRKMSKSYGNAIHLSESMEQVTPKIMSMLTDTNRMRKKDPGNPDQCNLFPYHVLMTDAGKRTEIVSGCTQATLGCVDCKKMLLESLGAFLEPMRARRVELENNPRRVWDMLEAGNRKAHEQALETLTLVRERVNLEYKELSALRS, from the coding sequence ATGTCCACCCCCACACAACGTATCGTTTCCGGAATGCGGCCCACAGGGCCGCTGCACTTGGGTCATTATTTCGGTGTATTGGTCAATTGGGTTGCTCTGCAGGAAGAGTATGACTGTTTGTACTTCGTCGCCGACTGGCACGCCCTGACCAGCGAGTACGCCAGTCCGGGTCGGATCAAGCAGTTTGTGCCCGAATTGGTCATGGATTGGGTGGCCGCGGGTTTGGAGCCGGAGAAGTGTACCATGTTTCTCCAGTCGCAAATCAAGGAACATGCCGAGTTGCAGCTGCTGTTTTCCATGTTCACCCCGCTGGGTTGGCTGGAGCGCAATCCGACCTACAAGGAAGTGAAGGGCGAGCTTGAAGGGGCAAAGGACTTGAGCACCTATGGTTTTCTGGGGTATCCGGTGCTCATGGCCGCGGATATTCTGATGTACCGTCCGCACCTTGTTCCCGTTGGCCAGGATCAACTCCCCCATCTGGAATTGACCCGGGAAATCGCCCGGCGTTTCAATTTTTTGTATACCCCGCTTTTTCCGGAGCCCCAGGCCAAGCTGACCGAGGCCCAAAAGCTGCCGGGGCTGGATGGACGGAAAATGAGCAAAAGTTACGGCAATGCCATCCACCTTTCCGAGTCCATGGAGCAGGTTACTCCGAAAATCATGAGCATGCTGACGGATACCAACAGGATGCGCAAAAAGGATCCAGGCAACCCGGACCAGTGCAACCTTTTTCCTTACCATGTCCTGATGACCGACGCTGGAAAACGCACGGAGATCGTCTCCGGGTGCACTCAGGCCACATTGGGTTGTGTCGACTGTAAAAAAATGCTCTTGGAGAGTCTTGGCGCATTTTTGGAACCAATGCGGGCGCGTCGGGTCGAGCTGGAGAACAACCCAAGGCGGGTATGGGACATGCTGGAGGCCGGTAATCGCAAAGCTCACGAACAGGCCCTGGAAACCCTGACCTTGGTCCGGGAACGGGTCAACCTGGAATACAAGGAATTGTCCGCTTTGAGGAGCTGA